The stretch of DNA ACAGAGGTATTGGCAGGAGATTGGAGTGGCCCTGGTGTAAATAGTCAAGATAGGTTCAACCCTACTTCTGCGGGTTCTGGCATACATACTCTGATTTATACTTACACTGAAAATGGTTGTGACATTGAAAGTACCCTTCAAGTAACAGTTAATGCACTTCCTACGGTCAATGGTGGAAATTATGGTGTGATTTGTTTGGAAGATGCGCCTATTCAATTGAAGGGAACCCCAAGTGGAGGAACTTGGGAAGGAGAAGGCTTGTCGGGCAACGACCCTATTACTTTCGACCCCAATGCAATGGGCACGGGTTCTTACAATTTTACCTATACTTATACTGACCCCATTACTACCTGTACGAATACCGATGTGGTTGGTATTCAAGTTCAAAATGTGGAAGTAGATATAAGTGCCAACGAAACTTCTTACTGTAATAGTACTTCATCTATTCAATTAACGGCTTCTCCAAGTGGAGGAGATTGGTCTGGAAATGGGGTGGCAGCGAATGGAAATTTTGTACCCTCCAATGCAGGAGTTGGTACACATATATTGACCTACACTTTCACGAATACAAATGGTTGTACTGATTCTAAAACACTCGAAGTAACAGTGTCACAGGCAGAAAACATCAATGCAGGTGAAGATATGCAATTTTGCGAGAACGATGAACCCGTGGTTTTAGAAGCCATTGAACCTGCAAATGGGGAATGGTCTGGAAACGGTGTGACAGATGGAATGTTCAATCCACAAAACGCGAATATTGGTGACAATATAATTACATATTCGTTTGGGACAGGAACTTGCAAAATTATAGATACCAAGATTTTTAAAGTGGATGCACTACCGACAATTACCATCAACTCTATACAAAATGTGTGCATAGATGCTGCAAATTTTGAACTTAGCGACTACACACCTTTGGGAGGAACTTGGTCGGGTACGGGTATCGTGGATGGAAACTTGGGAACTTTTTCGCCTATTGAAGCAGGCTTGGGAACAACTGAATTGACCTATACTTTCACAGACCCTACCACAACTTGTATCAATAGCCGCATCCATCAAATCAATGTATATCAAGTTTTGGTGGATGTGAGCGAAAACAGCACTACCTACTGCAATACAAACAATACCTACAATTTTAGTAGTCAAGTCACTGGGAATTTAAACGGAGGAAGTGGTGTTTGGGAAGGAAATAGCATTGACAGTGAAGGTATTTTTAATCCTTCTTTGGTAGATGTTGCCATTGGTATTGATACGCTTATCTATACTTTTATGGATGGTTTGGGTTGTGGTAATAGCGACACCCTAATTGTTGAAGTCATACAAGCACAAACAGTAGAAGCAGGTTTGGATGAAGAAATATGCAAAAATGGAAATGTTCTTATATTGAGTGGCTTTAGTCCAGAAGGAGGTACTTGGTCGGGAAGTCCAGCCATATCGGGCAACGAATTTGACCCTTCCTTATCTACTGCAGAGGATATCACACTAACCTATTCCATTGGAGAGGGCAGTTGTTTGGTTCAAGATACAAAAGTCATCACGGTTCACCCTATCCCCGTTTTGACTATTCCGAACAATATGTCTATTTGTTTGAACGAAGGAGCGGTCGACCTTTCTGCAAGTCCAGAAGGAGGTACTTGGTCGGGAGAAGGCATCACGAACTCAACAACAGGTATATTCACACCAACTTCTGCAGGAAATTTTGAAATTACTTATACCTATACAAACCCCACGACCAACTGCACACACTCCGAATCCTTCAACATCTATGTAGAGGGAATTCCTGACTTCAGTTTTGTAGCGAGTGAATTGGTATGTATCAATATACCCATTGACTTCAATGTGGAAGGAGGAGATGGCACTACTTGTATGTGGAATTTTGGAGATGGAAATACTTCTAACAATTGCACCACTTCACATACATATACCGACATAGGTTTCAAAACCATTTCGCTAACCGTCACTACTCCATTGGGCTGCAATGAAACCCGCACACAAGAAATTTTTGTATCACGCCCACCCGAATCTGACTTCACCCATAATGCAGACAATACTGATTTTCAATGTACTCCATTGGATGTCACCTTCAATAATTTAAGTAATTCATTTGGAACAGATGCCACTTATACATGGGACATGGGGAATGGAGATACTATTGTAGTGGAAAATACGAACGAACTGAATTATACTTACATAGGAGAATACATCATTTCAGACACTACTTTTTACATCACTTTAACAGTAGAAAATGCCTGTTCAACAGCCGTTTCTATAGATTCGGTCAAGGTAAAACCGACTCCACAAGTCCAATTCGGACCAAAAGTAACCAAAGTCTGTTCGGGTACACCGCTTGACTTCAACAATATTACGATTGGTAACCCTGACTATTTTATTTGGGATTTTGGAGATGGCACAGGTAGCACAGAAGTCAATCCTCCTCCTCATGCCTATTTCACGGGCGAAGAAGATACGACTTACATACTTCAATTGATTGCGGGAAATGAATGTGGAACAGACACTGTGCAATGGGATATTTTGGTAAAACCGAATACAGTCGAGTCTTTCTTCAATACAAGTGTAATTGAAGGTTGCGTTCCTCTGACGGTTGATTTTCAAGACTTTTCTACTGATGGGGTGAATTTATATTGGGATTTTGGAGATGGTAATTTCTCCAATGAAGAAACGCCTAGCAATACTTTTGAAGAAGCAGGCACTTACACCACCATGCTCATTGCAGATAACAATTGTGCTTTTGATACCTCTTTTCAAGTCATTGAAGTGCTGCCTCAGCCTACCATTGAAGGTTTTGTCTTCAAAGAAATAGCTTGTGTTGGAGAATCTGTTGTTTTTTCTGCTACCACCAATGATGCAATTTCAAGCTATACTTGGTATTTTGCAGAGGAAGATAGCAGCTTTCAAACTGCTCCAACCTATATTTTTACTACTCCTGGCACAAAGGAAATCACTTTGGTTATTGTGTCTGCTCTCAATGAATGCCCAAATACCTATACAACAAGCATTGAAGTCATTGATAGACCTATTCCTGTCTTTGAAACAGTACCTGCATTTGGTTGCAGCCCATTAGAGGTTCAACTTGTCAATTTATCGGAAAACTCAGTAGCTTACGAGTGGAATTTTGGAGATGGAAGTTCTTCAATTGAAGTCAATCCAAGTCATACCTTTTTCTCCACAACAGATACCATTTTTATTGTTACTCTGATAAGCACGAATGCGGCAAATTGCCAAGATTCTGTTAAACATCCTGTTACTGTAAAAGCACAACCCATAGCAGCTTTTTCGGCTTCCGAATATACGCACTGTGACGAGCCTGTGGTTATCAATCTATTCAATGAATCACAAGGGGATGCAGTATATGCTTGGTATTTAGATGGAGAATTGATTGCAGAATCTGTGAATACGGACGTTTTATTGGATGCCATAGGTGACTACGAAATCAAGTTGATTGCTACCAATAATTTTGGATGTTTTGACGAAATGGACACGATTATTCGAGTCATTCCCGAACCGATGGCATCAATAGCCAGCGATGTTTTTGAAGCGTGTGAAAAAGATGCTGTATTCTTCGAAAATACTTCAACGGATTACACGCACGTCTATTGGGATTTTGGGGATGGTGATACATCTACTCTATTTCAACCCTATCACCTCTACGATTCTGCGGGAGTTTATAATTTACAGTTGGTGGTCAGCTATGATGATATTTGCTTTGATACCCTGCAATTATCACAAGCTGTCCACATTGCAGAAAGACCAACAGCAGAATTCAATCATTCGAGTACAGATATACCTATTGCAGATTGTACGGTTACTTTTGAAAATGGCTCTTTTGAAGCCATAAAATGGTATTGGGATTTTGGAGACGGAAGTTCTTCAACAGAGGAACATCCTATTTACCGTTATTATGAAAATGGCGAGAAAATAGTGGTACTTATTGCAGAAAACAGCATTGGTTGTACGGATACCATTTCGAAAATAATTGAGTTTCCTTTCTGCAAAGGTTTGTTTTTTCCAAATATTTTTACGCCAGATGTTCTTGAAAAAGAGGTCAATGAGTTTAGACCAAGCGGTGTAGGATTAGAATTTTATCATGTCAAAGTATATGCAAAGAATGGGGAATTGGTGTGGGAATCTACGCTACTGAATCAAGGACGACCAGTAGAAGCATGGAATGGAATGTATCAAAATGTTGGAAAACCATTGCCACAAGGTGCTTATGCTTGGGAAGTAAATTACATTTTCAGCAGCGATATGCTTGACGGAAGAGAGGTATCTACTATTCCAACACGCTCAGAACAAGGCTCTGTTACACTCATCAGAGGACGATAAATTGCCGCTATTCATCCCTTCATCATCCATAAAATAAGACCAATGAGATTCAAAATATATATTTACACAATACTTTTATTTTTTTGCTGTATCAATATTCAAGCACAAGATTTTGCTTTTTCACAATATTACATGAATAAACTTTATTTGAATCCTGCTTATGTAGCTTCTGAGATAGGTGGACGCTTCAATGTCCAACACCGTCAACAGTGGCCAGGCATTTCACCTGGTTATACGTTTCAGATTACCCAATTGAGTGCGAGTACTACTTTTGGGTATTGCGATAGCAAATCTAAGAGTCCTATTAGCTATGGAATAGGAGTAACAGGAAATTTTGCTACGGAGGGAGAAGTTGCACTAAATACGCTTCAAGGCGCATTAGTGGGAGGGATTATTATAAGTGGTTTAGAAAAAAGTATGTTTCGTTTTGCAAGTTTTGGAGGAAAAATTCGCTACAATAATGTTTATTTAGACAACAATGGATGGATTTTTAGTGACCAAATAGACCCTGTTCATGGTCCTGATGCTACCTTACCAACAGTTGCTCTACTCCCATCAGACCTTACAACGACTTATATGGATTCGGGTTTTGGTGGAATCGTTTCTTTTGGAGATACAGAAAGACACTTTAACATAGGTTTTGCAATTGATAATTGGCAGAGTAAGGACAATTTATTGAACTCAGAAAACCCAAGCGTCAGACCTACCAAACAAATTCTTCATGGCTACGCTTACCTTCCTCTCCTCAATAACTTACTCAGTAAAGACAAACACAAATTGCTCATAAACGGAAAGTTTGAAAAACAGAGTGTTCTACACACTTTAAGCCTTGGTGCTTATTGGATTTATCGCCCTAAAGGGGCGATTGTAGAGAAACAAAAATATACCAATCTATTTGCTGGATTTCAATATAGAAATAGAGATTGGGTAGATTTCAAAACCCATACCAATGCTTTTGTAGCTGTTATTGGTGCAAGAAAGAAGACCTCAAGTGCAATACATCAGTTTAGTTTTAGCTATGATGTTCAGACAAGCGGTTTAACGGGTTCACAAGGAGTGTTTGAATTAGGTTATACCTTTTCTTCTGAGTATGGGCTTTTTGGGTGTGGTGGAAAGGGAAAGTCAGGAGGTTCAAAAAGAAAAAGTAAAGGACCTTCGGTTAGTTGTCCTATATAATTTTAAGTAGGAAGACAGATTAAAGAAGCGAGAAGTCAGACTTCAATACTTTGATTACAAAAGAGTTGAAGGTTCTTTTGTGTAAAACTATTTTTGTCCTGCTACTTAAAACAAATAATTTTCACTCAATTCTATAATTTTCAAAAATGAAAAAATTAATCCTCATTCTATTTATTTTTTCCTCTATTTGTTGTGACAAAACCCTTGCACAAGAAATTTATGTTGATGGTCAAAACAAAAATTATATTAAAGTAAGAAATGATTTAGGCTACACGCATAAATTTACTTTACTAAATAATGAAACAAAGTCAGAGAAAGAAATTTATTTAACCCCAAATAGCTCTGGAAGATTCGATTTAAAACTTTCAAGAAAAAATATAAAGAAGTACTCAATAATAACGACTTACGATATTAATGCTTACAAACAGGACTTGAAAATAATACAAGCTAATTATGAAAGTAGAGAAAGACAAAGGAGGAATGATATCATAGGAGAATCTATTTTAAGAGGTTTGGATGAGTTTTTTACTGGGGGGAAAATATTTGGTTTTATTGATGTTTCTAAGTTGGTAATTGATGCTATTAATGGAAAAGATTTGGGCGAGTGGACAGAAGATTTAGCAATTACTTTGATTGAAAAGGAAATAGTCGACCAAATGGATACACGAGCTGCAAAAGCAGCTGCTACATCTGCTTTTGCTCTTAAAGGACTTTTGCAAGAAAAGGAATATAAAGATTTGGACAGACGAACAGATTTATGTATCGAAAGATTGGGAAAAGGTGTCAAGAGAGAAACAAAGCTTACAAACAAGATAAGAAGATACCCAAGATATGAATTGTCTATAGAAGGAACACTACCCTTAAAAAATGAATATACTTATACTCCAATTTCAGGCAATTTGGTTGCAGAGGAAGATTATAAAAAGAATGTAATGCCTTATTCTATTCGCATGAATCATTTATGGAAAAGCAACAAGTCAAGAAGTATTTTCTACATTCCTATGAGTTATAGCCAATCTCCCTTGCTCATAAATTCTCTTTTTCCAGAAACAGCTTTATCTTTCAACCATATTGATTTGTGCTTGGGGTATGGATATAGAATCATTGGTAACCCCAATATTGGATTAGATTTGAATTTGGAAATAGGCGGACGGGCTAATTTTCGCAATTCATATTCTAATGTTGGTGGTAATGATTTTGGAAAGATAGAGTCGTTTGAGTATGATGAAATAAATCCGTTACTAAATGGAGGAATTACTTTAGACTTAAAACTATTTAAACTAATAGGTCGATACTCATATACCTTGCAAATTGACAATAAACCAAAAAATACAATATCAAACCTTACGGCTGAATATTATCAAGTAGGTTTGGCAATTCCCCTATTTAAAAAGTATAAATTTTATTAAAAAATATGACAAAATCAACTCTATCAAAGTCAGTCATTTTTGTATTCTTCCTTTGTTTCTCTTTCACTGTATCAGCCGACAGCTTCAAAATGCTCACTTGGAACATTCGTGATTTGGGGAAAACCAAAGACGATAATGAAATCCGTACCATAGCTTATGTATTGAATGACTATGATTTAATTGCCATACAAGAAGTCGTTGCCAAAGACCCCGGAGGGGCACAAGCTGTTGCCCAAATTGTAGATGATTTGAATCGCATGGGTAGTAAATGGGACTATCAAATAAGCGACCCTACACGTAGCCCATCGTCCTATATCAGTGAGCGTTATGCCTTTATTTGGAGAACCTCAAAAATTGAAGCAATTGGTAGGGCTTTTTTAGATTCCGAACTTCAAAGTATTTGTGATAGAGAGCCTTTTATTGGTCAATTCAAAGTGAAGAATAGTGCTAAGCCCTTTTTTGTTATAAATTTTCATTCCAGACCACACAATAAAAATCCAGAAGGGGAAATCAAATATTTCGACCAATATCCCCAAAGAGTAGGTTCAGAGACGGTTTTTATTGCAGGCGATTTTAACTTAGACGAAAATCACCCTGTTTGGAGCAGCCTTTATGAGAATGGATTTACTTCTTGTCTAACAAATAGTCCTACAACTTTGAAACAAAAATGTGTCAATGGTAATTTTCTTAACCATGCCATTGACAATATTTACTTCAATCAATCCCTAATAACCTTATTGGATGCAGGACGGGTAAA from Chitinophagales bacterium encodes:
- a CDS encoding PorP/SprF family type IX secretion system membrane protein, with protein sequence MRFKIYIYTILLFFCCINIQAQDFAFSQYYMNKLYLNPAYVASEIGGRFNVQHRQQWPGISPGYTFQITQLSASTTFGYCDSKSKSPISYGIGVTGNFATEGEVALNTLQGALVGGIIISGLEKSMFRFASFGGKIRYNNVYLDNNGWIFSDQIDPVHGPDATLPTVALLPSDLTTTYMDSGFGGIVSFGDTERHFNIGFAIDNWQSKDNLLNSENPSVRPTKQILHGYAYLPLLNNLLSKDKHKLLINGKFEKQSVLHTLSLGAYWIYRPKGAIVEKQKYTNLFAGFQYRNRDWVDFKTHTNAFVAVIGARKKTSSAIHQFSFSYDVQTSGLTGSQGVFELGYTFSSEYGLFGCGGKGKSGGSKRKSKGPSVSCPI
- a CDS encoding endonuclease/exonuclease/phosphatase family protein, which encodes MTKSTLSKSVIFVFFLCFSFTVSADSFKMLTWNIRDLGKTKDDNEIRTIAYVLNDYDLIAIQEVVAKDPGGAQAVAQIVDDLNRMGSKWDYQISDPTRSPSSYISERYAFIWRTSKIEAIGRAFLDSELQSICDREPFIGQFKVKNSAKPFFVINFHSRPHNKNPEGEIKYFDQYPQRVGSETVFIAGDFNLDENHPVWSSLYENGFTSCLTNSPTTLKQKCVNGNFLNHAIDNIYFNQSLITLLDAGRVNFVGECEQVEEARNISDHLPVFLHCEIK
- a CDS encoding PKD domain-containing protein, whose translation is MSVRFLLQVFIFFFLSTCQILAQSCNSLSICNDDGCGGGFVNYVASGSNVFCEGGNVTLENQSSISDFQEFVIDWGDGIVETVPNYNNVVHTYNYEDIDPCESEGKFDQQVCYVGKKSCSSGESCSTQSTFITVRLRPVAEFNFPDEVCIGEPASFNELSCNATTFAWNFGDGGTSTSENPSHTYNSPGIYTVNLTVTNNCSSHTMPHIVKVVSPPEPNFSYTASNVTKCNPLKLTFSNSSDTINAPTEWSITPSNGWNFTDTIQTVNSTHIEVIFTSPGEYIVELVGTNKCGTVIKEEVIEVIASPTVSLATIPNQCSTSFQYCPASSVTFNDYVESVTWEFPGGSPSSAMGKNPGCVNYNTPGNHEVKVTVTNNCGSNVATRSFILTDPNSGSNLNPQAFCVNDGLFNLDTEVLAGDWSGPGVNSQDRFNPTSAGSGIHTLIYTYTENGCDIESTLQVTVNALPTVNGGNYGVICLEDAPIQLKGTPSGGTWEGEGLSGNDPITFDPNAMGTGSYNFTYTYTDPITTCTNTDVVGIQVQNVEVDISANETSYCNSTSSIQLTASPSGGDWSGNGVAANGNFVPSNAGVGTHILTYTFTNTNGCTDSKTLEVTVSQAENINAGEDMQFCENDEPVVLEAIEPANGEWSGNGVTDGMFNPQNANIGDNIITYSFGTGTCKIIDTKIFKVDALPTITINSIQNVCIDAANFELSDYTPLGGTWSGTGIVDGNLGTFSPIEAGLGTTELTYTFTDPTTTCINSRIHQINVYQVLVDVSENSTTYCNTNNTYNFSSQVTGNLNGGSGVWEGNSIDSEGIFNPSLVDVAIGIDTLIYTFMDGLGCGNSDTLIVEVIQAQTVEAGLDEEICKNGNVLILSGFSPEGGTWSGSPAISGNEFDPSLSTAEDITLTYSIGEGSCLVQDTKVITVHPIPVLTIPNNMSICLNEGAVDLSASPEGGTWSGEGITNSTTGIFTPTSAGNFEITYTYTNPTTNCTHSESFNIYVEGIPDFSFVASELVCINIPIDFNVEGGDGTTCMWNFGDGNTSNNCTTSHTYTDIGFKTISLTVTTPLGCNETRTQEIFVSRPPESDFTHNADNTDFQCTPLDVTFNNLSNSFGTDATYTWDMGNGDTIVVENTNELNYTYIGEYIISDTTFYITLTVENACSTAVSIDSVKVKPTPQVQFGPKVTKVCSGTPLDFNNITIGNPDYFIWDFGDGTGSTEVNPPPHAYFTGEEDTTYILQLIAGNECGTDTVQWDILVKPNTVESFFNTSVIEGCVPLTVDFQDFSTDGVNLYWDFGDGNFSNEETPSNTFEEAGTYTTMLIADNNCAFDTSFQVIEVLPQPTIEGFVFKEIACVGESVVFSATTNDAISSYTWYFAEEDSSFQTAPTYIFTTPGTKEITLVIVSALNECPNTYTTSIEVIDRPIPVFETVPAFGCSPLEVQLVNLSENSVAYEWNFGDGSSSIEVNPSHTFFSTTDTIFIVTLISTNAANCQDSVKHPVTVKAQPIAAFSASEYTHCDEPVVINLFNESQGDAVYAWYLDGELIAESVNTDVLLDAIGDYEIKLIATNNFGCFDEMDTIIRVIPEPMASIASDVFEACEKDAVFFENTSTDYTHVYWDFGDGDTSTLFQPYHLYDSAGVYNLQLVVSYDDICFDTLQLSQAVHIAERPTAEFNHSSTDIPIADCTVTFENGSFEAIKWYWDFGDGSSSTEEHPIYRYYENGEKIVVLIAENSIGCTDTISKIIEFPFCKGLFFPNIFTPDVLEKEVNEFRPSGVGLEFYHVKVYAKNGELVWESTLLNQGRPVEAWNGMYQNVGKPLPQGAYAWEVNYIFSSDMLDGREVSTIPTRSEQGSVTLIRGR